A single genomic interval of Pirellulaceae bacterium harbors:
- a CDS encoding VCBS repeat-containing protein, translated as MGRSNSNQKPLVGNPRPRSRRLWQISLAGMIILIFAIGLYWSSRSDDAVVSRRGGTPSQDSDELHSPGSISTLGPDSLPTLSTATSNSRQIGREQLLDPQSDGWQTESIAADVSAVLKRFAKLLQNPQRINPTSLREIAAQNVSVGVLRAKQLSVVFQDDSIVVRRDTSGNSSARRAIGQEKMVHLLQELSDVYEGATNIRVNFKVVRVDPISKTMAATRIFFESRGRTDSGTLQQTAVWDVQWERQRDKGELRIQSIQSSKYEEVEAGGDTGTWFADCTESVLGETPCYREQLRYGADHWMRRLESHLSPRLLEGQIGFAIGDADGDELEDIYVCQPGGLPNRLLLQNPDGSVRDASRQSGVDVLDWSYASLFLDLDNDGDQDLAVATGKCLLLFANDGHGRFSLKTKHAGAYEYSLTSVDYDNDGMLDLYLCNYVADRAAGLSRFGRPVPFFNATNGGENVLLRNDGNWTLTDVTAQVGLDRNNTRWSYSASWEDYDNDGDMDLYVANDFGHNNLYRNDQGHFHDVAPAANAIDANFGMSVSWGDYNRDGWMDIYISNMFSAAGHRVTSQSTFKPTADRLAYQQLARGNTLLQNAGDGTFRDVSLQAGVTMGRWSWGSLFADVNNDGWDDLLVCNGYLSQAPNDDL; from the coding sequence ATGGGACGTAGCAACTCCAATCAGAAACCACTCGTTGGCAATCCGCGTCCTCGCAGCCGGCGGTTGTGGCAGATCAGTCTCGCAGGCATGATCATTTTGATCTTCGCTATCGGTCTGTATTGGTCTTCCCGATCCGACGACGCCGTCGTTTCCCGCAGAGGTGGCACCCCGTCCCAAGATTCTGATGAACTCCATTCGCCGGGCTCAATTTCAACCCTTGGCCCTGACAGTTTGCCCACTCTATCAACCGCAACATCTAACTCCCGGCAAATTGGCAGAGAACAGTTACTCGATCCGCAAAGCGATGGTTGGCAAACCGAATCCATTGCCGCTGATGTGTCTGCAGTATTAAAACGATTTGCAAAACTGTTGCAGAATCCTCAACGCATCAACCCTACTTCACTCAGGGAGATTGCCGCCCAAAACGTCTCCGTGGGAGTTCTTCGCGCAAAGCAGTTGTCTGTCGTCTTCCAAGACGACTCAATTGTCGTCCGGCGCGATACCTCAGGCAACAGCTCTGCCCGCAGAGCAATCGGCCAGGAAAAGATGGTCCATTTACTGCAGGAACTCAGTGATGTTTACGAGGGAGCAACCAATATTCGCGTGAATTTCAAAGTGGTTCGCGTTGATCCGATCTCAAAAACGATGGCCGCCACACGTATTTTTTTCGAATCCCGAGGCCGCACGGATTCGGGCACGCTTCAGCAAACAGCCGTGTGGGACGTTCAATGGGAGCGTCAAAGGGATAAGGGGGAACTTCGGATTCAGTCAATTCAATCGTCGAAATATGAGGAAGTTGAAGCCGGTGGCGATACGGGAACATGGTTTGCAGATTGCACAGAGTCGGTGTTGGGCGAGACGCCATGCTATCGCGAACAACTGCGTTATGGTGCCGACCACTGGATGCGTCGTTTAGAATCGCATCTGAGTCCGCGATTACTGGAAGGCCAAATCGGCTTTGCAATCGGTGATGCTGACGGTGATGAATTGGAAGACATCTATGTCTGCCAACCTGGAGGACTTCCCAATCGCTTGTTGTTGCAGAATCCGGATGGCTCCGTGCGTGACGCCTCGCGGCAGTCGGGTGTCGATGTGTTGGATTGGTCCTACGCATCGCTATTCTTGGATCTGGACAACGACGGTGACCAGGATCTAGCGGTCGCGACCGGTAAGTGCCTGTTGCTCTTCGCCAACGATGGTCATGGCCGGTTTTCGCTCAAGACCAAACATGCGGGCGCGTATGAATACTCCTTGACATCGGTGGACTACGATAACGACGGCATGCTCGACCTCTATCTTTGCAATTATGTTGCCGATCGCGCTGCCGGACTGTCTCGGTTCGGTCGTCCCGTGCCTTTTTTCAACGCCACCAATGGCGGAGAAAATGTATTGCTTCGAAATGACGGAAACTGGACATTGACCGATGTGACTGCGCAGGTGGGGTTGGACCGGAACAACACACGTTGGAGTTACTCTGCCTCCTGGGAAGATTACGACAATGACGGGGATATGGATTTGTATGTGGCGAATGATTTTGGTCACAACAACCTATACCGCAATGATCAAGGACATTTCCATGATGTCGCACCTGCCGCGAACGCAATCGACGCGAATTTCGGCATGTCAGTCTCCTGGGGTGACTATAACCGCGACGGCTGGATGGATATCTACATTTCCAATATGTTTTCGGCCGCCGGTCACCGCGTGACCTCACAAAGCACCTTCAAGCCGACCGCAGATCGATTAGCGTACCAACAGCTTGCTCGTGGCAATACGCTCCTGCAAAACGCAGGTGATGGGACATTTCGCGATGTGAGTCTCCAGGCGGGTGTCACCATGGGGCGTTGGTCTTGGGGCTCCCTGTTCGCTGACGTCAACAACGATGGCTGGGACGACTTGCTGGTTTGCAATGGCTACCTCTCCCAAGCGCCAAACGATGATTTATGA
- a CDS encoding tetratricopeptide repeat protein, with protein sequence MSQSPVETPRGGDLPENFTMASERLDELAQRGVSWSGYERNCAFLNLRQGSFANISSAAGFDFLDDGRAVGVVDWDQDGDLDIWLANRTSPRLRILRNDIPSKNHFLTVRLRGVSCNRDAIGARVVLTVRNAEIEEPSSETTSVVQHQPSTFVRTLRAGEGFLAQSSKWLHFGLGSSQHVVKLVVHWPGGNTEEFTNLSADRRYRIIQGSGRAELRNPPTRELKLAASKTEAIKPTDRVNVLLCSRVPLPEMAYRTLTGDTQSLANHHGKPLLVNLWASWCQPCLHELNSLKNNSQRLSNAGVEVLALSVDDLSSDKNSDMETAQALLQQMKLPFRTGMATSELVDKLQMVHDHLFLPNQPLPVPTSVLLDASGELAAVYKGPVTVDRIVADVNKLPLERFRLTGQALPFQGTWHEPPNMFWHLGFCLQLADGGYLDDAIKYATEHRLRMTDDPYLPRLFTRLGNNLMNRGDLDDAILQYRKLLNTSPDNASSNYNLGLALIKKNKLEQATVYLRKAIEVHPQHAKAHNNLGNILASQKKTNQALQHYRQALRANPKFADAHLNIAPILIGTGNVIQALEHLRAALNIQPENDVANYQLANALVSQGKREEAMQHYQRTIKANPEFAEAHNNLGVVLRLQGLHEQALKHAREAVRLRPQYAEAHQNLAMALMDRKQFVPAVKHFRTAVELNPSSDNSRLNLGIAFALNGQLEDAVSQLKQATQLNPENAQAHFRLGSVLASQGKFELALKQYDRTIDLKPNWVPVIRSTAWILATHPDAQQRDPERALMLAEQAASLSDHKNSIVLDTLAAAYAATGQFERAVLSAKNAIHIDSTRPASLITKQMRRRLKLYERKQPYINK encoded by the coding sequence GTGTCGCAATCACCGGTCGAAACACCGCGTGGGGGCGACTTGCCGGAAAATTTCACCATGGCCTCAGAACGTTTGGACGAGCTGGCACAACGCGGAGTTTCATGGAGCGGCTACGAACGCAACTGCGCATTCTTGAATCTGCGGCAGGGCTCATTCGCCAATATTTCATCCGCAGCCGGATTTGATTTCCTCGACGATGGTCGGGCTGTTGGAGTGGTGGATTGGGACCAAGACGGTGATTTGGACATATGGCTTGCCAACCGCACCTCCCCTCGCCTGAGAATTCTCCGCAATGACATCCCGTCCAAGAATCACTTTCTAACGGTGCGACTGAGGGGAGTCAGTTGCAATCGAGATGCGATCGGAGCAAGGGTCGTGCTGACTGTTCGGAACGCCGAAATCGAAGAACCTAGCTCGGAAACCACATCAGTAGTTCAGCATCAACCATCCACCTTCGTTCGGACGTTGCGCGCCGGAGAAGGATTTTTGGCTCAATCAAGTAAATGGTTACATTTCGGTCTCGGTAGTTCTCAACACGTCGTGAAACTGGTTGTTCATTGGCCGGGAGGAAATACCGAGGAGTTTACAAACTTATCTGCAGATCGGCGCTATCGAATCATCCAGGGAAGCGGCCGTGCCGAACTTCGGAATCCACCGACACGAGAGCTGAAACTCGCCGCCTCAAAAACGGAAGCCATCAAGCCCACGGACCGTGTGAACGTGCTACTTTGCTCGCGAGTGCCATTGCCAGAAATGGCATACCGCACCCTCACGGGTGACACCCAATCTTTGGCAAACCACCATGGGAAGCCACTCTTGGTGAATCTTTGGGCCAGCTGGTGTCAGCCATGTCTTCATGAGCTGAATTCATTGAAGAATAACTCACAAAGATTAAGCAACGCAGGGGTTGAGGTTCTGGCCCTTTCCGTTGATGACCTCTCCTCGGATAAAAACTCTGACATGGAAACGGCCCAAGCATTACTCCAACAAATGAAGCTTCCATTCCGGACGGGAATGGCAACATCGGAACTGGTCGACAAGTTGCAAATGGTGCACGATCACTTGTTCTTGCCAAATCAACCCTTACCGGTTCCCACCAGCGTGTTACTTGATGCTTCCGGTGAATTGGCTGCGGTGTACAAAGGACCTGTGACGGTCGATCGAATCGTGGCAGACGTCAACAAGCTTCCTCTCGAACGATTTCGGTTGACCGGCCAAGCCTTACCATTTCAGGGCACATGGCACGAGCCCCCCAATATGTTTTGGCACTTGGGATTCTGTCTTCAGCTTGCGGACGGTGGTTATCTGGACGATGCCATCAAATATGCTACCGAGCATCGACTGCGAATGACTGACGACCCGTATCTTCCTCGGCTATTCACACGCTTGGGAAACAACCTAATGAATCGCGGCGACTTGGACGACGCAATCTTGCAATATCGTAAGCTGCTGAACACGAGCCCTGACAACGCCAGTTCAAACTACAACCTTGGCCTGGCGCTGATCAAGAAAAACAAACTGGAACAGGCCACGGTCTACTTACGGAAGGCAATTGAAGTCCACCCACAGCATGCCAAAGCACATAACAACTTGGGCAATATTTTAGCAAGTCAAAAAAAGACGAACCAGGCACTGCAACATTACCGCCAGGCTTTACGAGCCAATCCGAAATTTGCAGATGCACACCTTAATATTGCACCGATCCTGATCGGTACTGGCAACGTGATCCAGGCACTAGAACACCTGCGTGCTGCACTAAATATTCAACCTGAAAATGATGTCGCTAATTACCAACTGGCAAATGCACTGGTTTCGCAAGGCAAACGTGAAGAAGCGATGCAGCATTACCAACGGACGATAAAGGCCAATCCAGAGTTTGCCGAAGCTCACAACAATCTTGGTGTAGTGCTTCGCCTACAGGGGCTACATGAGCAGGCTCTAAAGCACGCACGAGAAGCCGTTCGGCTTCGCCCTCAGTATGCAGAGGCTCACCAGAATCTCGCCATGGCACTCATGGACCGAAAACAATTCGTTCCCGCTGTCAAACATTTCCGCACGGCAGTAGAACTCAATCCGAGCAGTGACAACAGCCGGTTGAATTTGGGAATTGCGTTCGCCTTGAACGGCCAACTGGAGGACGCGGTTAGTCAGTTAAAACAAGCGACCCAACTAAACCCTGAAAATGCGCAGGCTCACTTTCGGCTCGGTTCAGTTCTCGCCTCCCAAGGCAAGTTCGAGTTGGCCCTTAAACAGTATGATCGTACCATCGACCTAAAACCTAATTGGGTTCCGGTCATTCGTTCCACGGCCTGGATTCTCGCCACACATCCCGATGCACAACAACGCGATCCCGAACGAGCGCTCATGCTGGCTGAACAGGCAGCGAGTTTATCGGACCACAAAAACTCTATAGTCTTAGACACCCTGGCTGCAGCGTATGCCGCAACAGGGCAATTTGAACGAGCCGTGTTGTCCGCAAAGAACGCCATCCACATTGATTCGACGCGACCAGCCAGCCTAATCACTAAACAAATGCGACGGCGATTGAAATTATACGAACGCAAACAACCGTACATCAATAAATAA
- a CDS encoding glucose-6-phosphate isomerase family protein has protein sequence MNTKPANPPTTLIDPFHVDFDLDNGVMHGASNVLQRKTSDMRGYYADEQALEELIQRDGDSIHYKVYEVPVPQEYGHLMYCISDLQPGRVGDECFMTKGHYHSVLETGEIYMCLAGEGIMMMKTTDGRCKSESFSRGRMVYVPPYWAHRSINTGSERLITFCVYPGDAGHNYGDIQSEGFPKRVFHRAGTIVVE, from the coding sequence GTGAATACCAAGCCCGCAAATCCACCCACCACGCTGATTGATCCGTTTCACGTCGACTTTGATCTTGATAATGGTGTGATGCACGGTGCCAGCAATGTCTTACAACGTAAAACGTCCGATATGCGAGGATACTACGCAGACGAGCAAGCCCTTGAGGAGCTGATTCAGCGCGATGGAGATTCCATCCACTACAAAGTTTATGAAGTACCGGTTCCCCAAGAATACGGGCACCTCATGTACTGTATCAGCGATCTGCAACCAGGTCGGGTCGGCGACGAGTGCTTCATGACGAAAGGACACTACCACAGTGTGCTGGAAACCGGTGAGATCTATATGTGCCTGGCCGGCGAGGGCATCATGATGATGAAGACCACGGATGGACGTTGCAAATCGGAGAGCTTTTCCCGAGGGCGCATGGTCTACGTGCCCCCCTATTGGGCACATCGCTCGATCAACACGGGGTCAGAGCGATTGATCACATTTTGCGTTTACCCAGGCGACGCAGGTCACAACTACGGCGATATCCAATCGGAAGGGTTCCCCAAACGAGTGTTCCATCGTGCTGGAACGATTGTTGTCGAATAG
- a CDS encoding TIM barrel protein, with translation MKRSAHVRPFVVMSLLVFLALLWKPTYSPAEESQSPSIYAKPNLVAWCIVPFDAAKRGPQARAKMLNDLGLKKVAYDWRQEHVADFEDEILAYKEHGLEFFAFWDTHEEMFNLFAKYNISPQVWKMLTAPNEGSQQDKVEAAGRQLMPLVERTRQLGCKLGIYNHGGWTGEPSNMVAVCKWLRENADADHVGIVYNFHHGHEHVEDFARQIAQMKPYLFCVNLNGMNDQAQPKILAVGEGQHEIEMMKIVKASGYDGPIGILDHRTELDTEESLRENLIGMKKVLTKMKDAAAKTY, from the coding sequence ATGAAACGATCCGCACATGTCCGACCATTCGTAGTTATGTCATTGCTGGTATTTCTCGCCCTGCTCTGGAAGCCAACCTATTCCCCAGCAGAAGAATCCCAATCGCCAAGTATCTACGCAAAGCCGAATCTAGTCGCTTGGTGTATCGTTCCTTTTGACGCGGCAAAACGAGGGCCCCAAGCTCGCGCGAAAATGTTGAATGATCTGGGACTAAAAAAGGTCGCCTATGACTGGCGGCAAGAGCATGTGGCAGATTTTGAAGATGAAATTCTCGCCTACAAGGAACACGGTCTTGAATTCTTTGCTTTTTGGGACACGCATGAAGAAATGTTTAATCTTTTTGCAAAGTACAACATCTCCCCGCAAGTGTGGAAAATGCTCACAGCGCCGAATGAGGGAAGCCAACAAGATAAGGTTGAGGCCGCGGGTCGTCAGTTAATGCCACTCGTCGAACGCACGCGTCAGCTTGGTTGTAAATTGGGAATCTATAACCACGGCGGATGGACGGGTGAACCCTCGAATATGGTCGCCGTATGTAAATGGCTGCGAGAGAATGCCGACGCCGATCACGTAGGCATTGTTTACAACTTTCACCACGGCCACGAACATGTCGAGGACTTTGCGCGTCAGATTGCCCAGATGAAGCCATACCTGTTTTGCGTCAATCTGAACGGGATGAACGACCAAGCCCAACCTAAGATCTTGGCGGTTGGCGAGGGCCAACACGAAATCGAAATGATGAAAATCGTCAAGGCAAGCGGCTACGACGGTCCGATCGGAATCCTGGATCATCGGACCGAACTGGATACCGAAGAAAGTCTTCGCGAGAACCTGATCGGCATGAAGAAAGTATTGACGAAAATGAAGGACGCAGCGGCGAAAACCTATTAG
- a CDS encoding phosphoglycerate dehydrogenase, whose amino-acid sequence MSNRNILVTPRSLTRTGHQSLIRLQSSGYQTVMCQPGQQPSTRELLELLPDCVGYLAGVEPIDKHVLTAATRLQVISRNGTGVNNIDLDAAKRLGISVLRAEGANARGVAELTIGLVFSLVREIPFSNRQLKQLCWERRKGIELDGRTLGLVGCGRVGQHVAVMATGMGMRVCAYDPYAGNASLTTTPPIRFESLANVLGQSDVVSLHCPPSPEGHPLINADSLGLMKDGAYLVNTARGELLDDQAVLDALNCDKLSGLAIDAYRREPPGNALLIQHHKVIATPHIGAFTSESVSRACDAAVDNLLEFLGPARTLEENSP is encoded by the coding sequence ATGAGTAATCGCAACATTCTGGTTACGCCAAGGTCGCTCACCCGTACTGGTCATCAGTCCCTGATCCGTTTGCAGAGTTCCGGTTATCAAACGGTGATGTGCCAGCCAGGCCAGCAGCCGAGCACGCGAGAGCTGTTGGAGTTACTACCCGACTGCGTCGGCTATTTGGCCGGTGTAGAACCGATCGACAAACACGTATTAACCGCAGCAACTCGGCTCCAGGTGATCAGCAGAAATGGTACGGGTGTCAACAACATCGACTTAGACGCAGCGAAACGACTTGGCATCTCCGTTTTGCGTGCCGAGGGAGCAAATGCACGAGGAGTTGCTGAATTGACAATCGGCCTTGTCTTCTCGTTGGTTCGCGAGATTCCTTTCTCTAACAGGCAGCTGAAGCAGCTCTGCTGGGAACGTCGTAAAGGGATCGAATTAGATGGACGCACGCTGGGGCTCGTCGGTTGCGGACGTGTCGGGCAACATGTGGCGGTCATGGCAACCGGAATGGGGATGCGAGTTTGCGCGTACGACCCTTATGCCGGCAATGCCTCTTTGACCACCACCCCCCCCATTCGTTTCGAATCACTGGCAAACGTCCTCGGCCAATCAGATGTTGTCAGCCTTCATTGTCCACCGTCGCCGGAGGGACATCCGCTCATTAACGCAGATTCGCTCGGGCTAATGAAGGACGGAGCCTATCTGGTCAACACAGCTCGTGGTGAACTGCTCGACGACCAGGCTGTGCTTGACGCTTTGAATTGCGACAAACTTTCTGGGTTGGCAATCGACGCCTATCGGCGCGAACCACCAGGCAATGCCCTCCTGATACAACATCACAAGGTCATTGCCACACCACATATCGGAGCCTTTACCAGTGAGAGTGTGTCGCGTGCCTGCGACGCAGCTGTCGATAACCTGCTGGAATTTCTAGGACCTGCCCGAACTTTAGAGGAGAACTCGCCATGA
- a CDS encoding alcohol dehydrogenase catalytic domain-containing protein, whose product MDDSKMIAATYTQNGEFAVQEIPKPEISADELLLRVQAASICGTDVKIIRNGHRKLANNQRIVLGHEFIGTIEKVGTNVSQFSVGTRVGVAPNAGCGHCDGCIRGQSNYCDDFTAFGIDRDGAHASLVKIPAQFIRQGNVISLPDSLSDQAAALLEPLSCVVNGATVARLSCGDSVLIYGAGPMGLLHTMLARNSGAALLIAIDPQQDRLERAVELGCDLAINPTSENVLERVMDETGGRGVDVVITACPIPSVQTEAISLLAPFGRLCLFGGLPKGSQAVPLDTNRIHYKNLLITGSTGGSVRDYHAAIELVARQRIDVTQVISDVFTLDELEKGYQVALNGASGKVAFVNSHESPVTENK is encoded by the coding sequence ATGGACGATAGCAAAATGATTGCCGCAACTTACACACAGAATGGCGAGTTTGCCGTTCAGGAAATCCCAAAGCCTGAAATCTCAGCGGATGAACTGCTGTTGCGCGTGCAGGCTGCCTCTATTTGCGGCACGGATGTGAAAATCATTCGAAATGGTCATCGGAAGTTGGCGAACAATCAACGAATTGTGCTGGGGCATGAGTTCATTGGAACCATTGAGAAAGTCGGAACAAACGTCTCTCAGTTTAGCGTGGGAACGCGAGTCGGCGTCGCGCCCAACGCAGGTTGTGGTCACTGCGACGGATGCATCCGCGGACAATCAAACTATTGCGACGACTTTACTGCATTCGGAATCGACCGAGATGGTGCTCATGCGTCGTTGGTGAAGATTCCGGCTCAGTTCATCCGGCAAGGAAATGTTATCTCGCTACCCGATAGCTTGTCGGATCAGGCGGCGGCTCTCCTCGAACCGCTCTCGTGTGTCGTGAACGGAGCAACAGTTGCTCGACTGAGTTGCGGCGATTCGGTGCTGATTTACGGTGCGGGCCCAATGGGCTTGCTCCACACGATGCTGGCACGCAATTCCGGTGCCGCTTTATTGATTGCCATCGATCCACAACAAGATCGGCTTGAGCGGGCCGTTGAACTAGGATGCGATCTGGCTATCAATCCGACGTCTGAGAATGTGCTTGAACGTGTAATGGACGAAACTGGCGGTCGTGGAGTCGACGTTGTCATCACCGCGTGTCCTATCCCAAGCGTACAAACTGAAGCGATTTCGTTATTGGCACCATTCGGACGACTCTGCCTCTTTGGCGGCCTGCCAAAAGGAAGCCAGGCGGTACCCTTGGATACAAATCGAATTCACTACAAGAATCTGCTGATCACAGGATCGACGGGTGGATCCGTTCGAGACTACCATGCGGCAATTGAATTAGTGGCACGACAAAGAATAGACGTGACTCAGGTCATCTCTGACGTTTTCACACTCGACGAACTTGAAAAAGGTTACCAGGTCGCACTCAATGGGGCCTCAGGGAAAGTGGCCTTTGTCAATAGTCACGAATCCCCGGTTACGGAAAACAAGTGA
- a CDS encoding FGGY family carbohydrate kinase, with protein sequence MVNKQKKYLIGIDIGTQGTKAALFDKQGRTRATAFRKSRLHRPEVGVVEEDPDQQFQAVCHCLRTCVNESGIDPVNIAALGIDGQMAGVIGVGDDGNHVTPYDSWLDTRCGPQILEMQQTAGKRIIQKTGGPPSFNHGPKILWWKDQRSTIYQQIRSFVQPGGYAAMRLCGLTGEQAFIDKSYLHFSGFADNRRAKWDAALCQTFDIEMGKLPRIVDSNKIVGEVTAQMARRSGLKPGTAVIAGCGDTAASFLACGATKPGICVDVAGTASVFAATTKQFKSDTKYGVLGWGQSATPGLWHPYAYINGGGMNLEWFAKELASMGKKKTDKTLEQLGRMAARITPQLDDPIFVPHLGGRNSPAEPNLRGAWAGLTWSHSAAHMFRAALEGVALEYYIYLHVLRSLNPELKLREIRVTGGGEKSAVWNTIKSDALGVNVIQVSRPEGAPTGAALLAGYGIGLFPRLADTAQQWIKTGALTRPNRQLAKHYTQRAQRYQRLNRLLNEWSETQ encoded by the coding sequence GTGGTAAATAAGCAAAAAAAATATCTTATCGGCATCGATATCGGAACTCAGGGCACCAAGGCGGCTTTGTTCGACAAGCAAGGTCGAACTCGGGCTACCGCATTTCGCAAATCCCGATTGCACCGACCCGAAGTGGGTGTAGTCGAAGAGGATCCGGACCAGCAGTTTCAGGCTGTCTGCCATTGCTTACGAACCTGTGTAAATGAGTCGGGAATTGATCCCGTGAACATTGCCGCACTCGGCATCGACGGGCAGATGGCGGGCGTGATAGGCGTCGGCGACGACGGCAACCATGTGACACCCTATGACTCCTGGCTGGATACACGTTGTGGCCCCCAGATTTTGGAAATGCAGCAAACGGCTGGCAAACGAATCATTCAGAAAACTGGGGGACCTCCTAGCTTCAATCATGGTCCGAAAATCCTCTGGTGGAAAGATCAGCGTTCGACGATTTACCAACAGATTCGATCGTTTGTGCAACCAGGCGGTTATGCTGCGATGCGACTTTGCGGCCTTACTGGCGAGCAGGCGTTCATCGACAAGAGCTATCTCCACTTTAGTGGCTTTGCCGACAATCGTCGCGCAAAGTGGGACGCAGCATTGTGCCAAACCTTCGATATCGAAATGGGAAAATTACCACGCATTGTGGACTCCAATAAGATTGTCGGCGAGGTGACCGCTCAAATGGCACGCCGCTCTGGATTGAAGCCCGGTACAGCGGTCATTGCGGGCTGCGGCGATACTGCCGCTTCGTTCTTGGCCTGTGGTGCGACCAAGCCGGGCATTTGCGTCGACGTTGCAGGTACCGCTTCTGTGTTTGCAGCGACAACCAAACAATTCAAGTCGGACACCAAGTACGGGGTGCTTGGTTGGGGCCAATCTGCAACGCCTGGTCTCTGGCATCCATACGCCTACATCAACGGCGGAGGAATGAACCTCGAGTGGTTTGCCAAGGAATTGGCAAGTATGGGAAAGAAGAAAACCGACAAAACCTTGGAACAACTGGGCCGAATGGCGGCTCGTATTACGCCTCAGCTGGATGACCCCATTTTTGTCCCACACCTGGGAGGTCGCAACTCGCCTGCTGAGCCGAATTTACGCGGGGCTTGGGCCGGGCTGACGTGGAGCCATTCTGCGGCACACATGTTTCGCGCCGCCTTGGAGGGAGTCGCCCTCGAGTATTACATCTACCTTCATGTCCTGCGATCCTTGAATCCTGAACTAAAGCTGCGAGAAATCCGAGTCACGGGCGGAGGCGAAAAAAGTGCCGTTTGGAACACGATTAAATCCGATGCGCTCGGCGTCAACGTTATACAGGTGAGTCGGCCGGAAGGTGCACCGACCGGCGCTGCCTTACTCGCAGGATATGGCATCGGTCTCTTTCCTCGTTTGGCAGATACGGCCCAGCAATGGATCAAAACGGGTGCGCTGACTCGTCCCAATCGCCAACTGGCCAAGCACTATACTCAACGCGCGCAAAGGTATCAGCGTCTGAACCGTCTGCTGAACGAGTGGAGCGAAACGCAGTGA
- a CDS encoding SDR family NAD(P)-dependent oxidoreductase: MSQLLDETKRKHVMVKGETQGIGLAIARGFAQAGWTVTVAGIGRELEHQPTESLSFVDLDVIDSTAVDSLLEQTDS, from the coding sequence ATGTCTCAATTGCTCGATGAGACAAAGCGCAAGCATGTCATGGTGAAAGGTGAAACTCAAGGAATCGGTTTGGCAATCGCTCGCGGTTTTGCACAAGCCGGTTGGACGGTTACTGTTGCGGGGATCGGGCGTGAGTTGGAACATCAGCCAACCGAAAGTTTATCCTTTGTTGACTTAGATGTTATCGATTCAACTGCGGTTGACTCGTTGCTGGAGCAGACCGATTCGTAA